Proteins from one Mycolicibacter virginiensis genomic window:
- the cysD gene encoding sulfate adenylyltransferase subunit CysD translates to MTSNVTAPPEAATAGHYQLTHLRTLEAEAIHIIREVAAEFERPVLLFSGGKDSIVMLHLAVKAFAPGRLPFPVMHVDTGHNFDEVIAARDELVAQTGVRLVVASVQDDIDAGRVVDDGPSRNPLQTVTLLRAIRENKFDAAFGGARRDEEKARAKERVFSFRDEFGQWDPKAQRPELWNLYNGRHRAGEHIRAFPLSNWTEFDIWSYIGAEEIALPSIYFAHQRKVFRRDGMLLADHEFLRPVDGEEVFETSVRFRTVGDVTCTGCVESTAATVEEVIDETAVSRLTERGATRADDRISEAGMEDRKRQGYF, encoded by the coding sequence ATGACCAGTAACGTCACTGCGCCCCCCGAGGCCGCCACGGCTGGGCACTATCAGCTCACGCATCTGCGCACCCTGGAGGCCGAGGCCATCCACATCATCCGGGAGGTGGCGGCGGAGTTCGAGCGTCCGGTGCTGCTGTTCTCCGGCGGCAAGGACTCCATCGTCATGCTGCATCTGGCCGTCAAGGCGTTCGCGCCGGGCCGGCTGCCGTTCCCGGTGATGCACGTCGACACCGGCCACAACTTCGACGAGGTCATCGCCGCGCGTGACGAGCTCGTCGCCCAGACCGGGGTCCGGCTGGTGGTCGCGTCGGTACAAGACGACATCGACGCCGGACGGGTGGTCGACGACGGGCCGTCGCGCAACCCGCTGCAGACCGTCACGTTGCTGCGGGCCATCCGCGAGAACAAGTTCGACGCCGCGTTCGGCGGTGCCCGCCGCGACGAGGAGAAGGCTCGCGCCAAGGAACGGGTGTTCAGCTTCCGTGACGAGTTCGGCCAGTGGGACCCCAAGGCCCAACGGCCCGAGCTGTGGAACCTCTACAACGGCCGGCATCGGGCCGGCGAGCATATTCGGGCGTTCCCGCTGTCGAACTGGACCGAGTTCGACATCTGGTCCTACATCGGGGCCGAGGAAATCGCGCTGCCGTCAATCTATTTCGCGCACCAGCGCAAGGTGTTCCGGCGTGACGGCATGCTGCTGGCCGACCACGAATTCCTGCGCCCCGTGGACGGGGAAGAGGTGTTCGAGACTTCGGTCCGGTTCCGCACCGTCGGCGACGTCACCTGCACGGGCTGCGTGGAATCCACGGCGGCCACCGTCGAAGAGGTGATCGACGAGACCGCGGTATCGCGGTTGACCGAGCGCGGGGCGACTCGCGCCGATGACCGGATCTCCGAAGCAGGCATGGAAGACCGCAAGAGGCAGGGGTATTTCTGA